A single region of the Arvicanthis niloticus isolate mArvNil1 chromosome 28, mArvNil1.pat.X, whole genome shotgun sequence genome encodes:
- the LOC143440050 gene encoding mas-related G-protein coupled receptor member H-like, producing MEPLATTLCPLDSTQSTRNETLNETTLFLEYVTEYYTYTLISLVICSLGMAGNGLLAWFLIFCIKRKPYTTYILHLAIADFMVLLCSSIIQIVKMFHIKDFTLLSYTILFLLFGYNMGLHLLTAISVERCLSVLYPIWYQCRRPKHQSAVACTLLWALSVLMSALENVFCFQEEDPQFPECQNLNIFSSALTLLVFVPLVVFSNLILFIQVCCNLKPRQPAKLYVIITVTVILFLVFAIPMKVLLIISYYSDSDDGSIPEAFLYLDLLSTINCSINPIVYFVVGSLRRKRSRKSIKEALQKVFEEKPVVASRENEVHFSLPS from the coding sequence ATGGAGCCATTGGCAACGACCTTGTGTCCTCTGGACTCCACACAATCCACCAGAAATGAAACCCTAAATGAAACCACCTTGTTTTTGGAGTATGTGACTGAATACTACACTTATACTTTAATCTCCCTGGTCATTTGTTCCCTGGGAATGGCTGGAAATGGCCTTTTGGCATGGTTCCTGATCTTTTGTATCAAGAGGAAGCCATACACCACCTACATCCTGCATCTCGCCATTGCCGACTTTATGGTCCTCCTCTGTTCATCCATCATTCAGATAGTGAAAATGTTCCACATCAAAGATTTCACCCTGCTGAGCTATACCATCCTCTTCTTGCTCTTTGGCTACAACATGGGCCTGCACCTCCTCACGGCCATCAGTGTGGAGCGGTGCCTCTCCGTGCTTTACCCAATCTGGTACCAGTGCCGACGCCCGAAGCACCAGTCCGCTGTGGCCTGTACACTTCTGTGGGCCCTCTCTGTTCTCATGTCTGCTTTGGAAAATGTCTTCTGCTTTCAGGAAGAGGATCCCCAGTTCCCAGAATGCCAGAACCTGAACATATTCTCCTCTGCCTTGACTTTGCTGGTCTTCGTCCCTCTCGTGGTCTTCTCTAATTTGATTCTCTTCATCCAAGTCTGCTGTAACCTAAAGCCACGTCAGCCGGCTAAACTCTATGTGATCATCACGGTCACCGTCATCCTGTTTCTCGTCTTCGCAATACCCATGAAGGTGTTGCTTATCATCAGCTACTATTCCGATTCTGATGATGGTTCTATACCAGAAGCCTTCCTCTACCTGGACCTGCTGTCCACTATAAACTGCAGCATCAATCCAATTGTCTACTTTGTGGTAGGCagtctgaggaggaagaggagtaggaagTCCATAAAAGAAGCGCTGCAGAAAGTCTTCGAGGAAAAGCCAGTGGTGGCCTCGAGGGAGAATGAGGTACACTTCTCCCTGCCTTCATGA